Within Vigna radiata var. radiata cultivar VC1973A unplaced genomic scaffold, Vradiata_ver6 scaffold_223, whole genome shotgun sequence, the genomic segment TAACTTATAGTGATTAGCTTTTACGCCACACAAATTATGGTAAATGTAATTGAATTAATCTGACAACATCTTAAATTTTACAATACTATCACAAGAAAGCTAGAATGAAAAGTCATCATACACAAGTTTTGAATTCTAAAAGACCTTTTACAATCtataaatgaaaaggaaaaattcaAAGGTTATCCAACCAATGATCTAAAAGCTTTTGATATTGTGAAAAAATcgataaatatgttttacacAAGTACATCTTTCTTATTGGgtatttgacatattttaaacATTAGCTTCTATATATTgttgtaaaatttgttttcatcaaaattataagGTTATTTTGCAATTCAATGCATCGAATTTTCTCAATGttcctttttataaattaattttgatcaaCAGTCTTATGCAGATTCTTTCATGAACTTTGGGTGGTTTcaaactctataaataaagTGTGGTGCATTTTCTAAAACATACTCTTTTTCGTTCTCTtattatcttgttttttttttcttttcttgtttctttcataGAACATCatgagtttattattttattctttttaaagtttcttgATTGTTCTTATAAAATccttagatatttttaaaaactttttgttCTATCTTAGGAAACTTGTTTAATATATCATAGATAAATAAATCTTTATAGAAAATGAATCTACATATTTCAAGAAATCTTTGTTcaagaattttatttattttttgttatttactaCATATATAACTCTATAATCATCCACCAAAACATGTTTTAGttcattaaaatgtttttgacaTCAAACTCgacttttgataaaaaaaaaattaaaattgaaacataaatataaataaacgaGAAATGATGTAATGAAtcccattatttttttatcctttattctccaatattaaaataaccaaaTATTATCTtcagaatgtttttttttccacatataaaaaataattaaatcataaagaTACTTTGTGTTAAGATTTACTACattaaaagagatattatattaattttagaaaaatctatataattcagaaaacaacattataatttaaacatattgTATTTATGTACGCTAAATCCGTGAATTAAATTCTACTTACTTTCATTTTTCAGTCTTAATATTCTATCCCAGTGTgtttcaaaaaagaagaaaaaaaatcttatccTCGCACAACAAAACCTAACGACTAATCGAATCTTTGCCAATTTAAAAACGGACTCGTGTTTTTTCGTTGGAAGAGGGAAAAAACAGTCTGTGgagaaaaagcaaagaaattgaGGGATCGAGCTCAAGATTCGTGTTGGGAGTGAAGAAAGATGGAGTCCACAATCTCAATTTGCGACGCAGAGATCTCTCTTCAAACGCAAAAAATCAACGCTTTCACCGCTTCTTTTTCCGAATCCCTCCACTCTCTCCTACACACAGTGCAAGAAACCGCTCGCTGTCAAGGTCCTTCACTTCCTCCATTCAATTATCTCACACATTAGGGTTTCCACTCTAAACCTTCTTTACTTCAGTACCTTCGTCTTAGGGTTTCCgttctcactctctctctctctgttctTTCTTCCCAGTTCAACTAGACGAGTCAAAAGCTAAACTGAGAGACACCGAGGATGATTTGGTCAAAGCACTTGCCGGTGACTCCAACATTttctattcaattttaatttcgcATTTCTGTTTCAATTTTCAGTTTAATTCCTTTCGACCTTCAAATAACTGCCTCTATTTTTATGTGCAGTCAAGACTCGCAAAGAGGCCAAGCGAATGGCTTTGGTGGATGCTATTGCTTCTACAAAGGCTAGAGTTCAAGAACTCGATGCAATTATTCAGGAGCAGCGTACCAAAAAACAAGCATATGCTGCAATTCTATCTCAACAATCTCTTGGTAATGCACCTCCGTCTCTAccttatgcaactttcttgctGGGATCCttataattatcttttcttCTGGATGTTTATTTATACTGTATTGTTATTTATCTAATCATTGTGGAAAAGTTAACGTACTTAACATTCCCTTATTATATAATGTTGTGCAAGAACTAAACAGTTAACTTTGTTGGTTGTCTACTATAGTCATCGCGGTCAGACGTGCTTGTAGTTTGAGATCTTTTCAAGTCTACATGTTTATATTGTTTGCAGGGCTCATCTTTTGTGATGACgaaattatatgtaaatatgAACACGATATGTCCCTGTGATTGCGTAGAATCATTGTGGCATTAACGTAGCCAAGTGCCGTCTTGCATTGGCATTCAAATTACATTTATTGAGGTTGTCACACCCAATtactgacatttttttttaaatagctACTTCAACATGCAGTCTATCTTCTGTTTCCTTTTCTGGAAGCAAAAAACTTTTTAGGATAGGAATTATCATGCaatctattatataatttttaatgtattaagtTTCAACTGTTGTAAAAGAAGTTCTATGATAGTTTGGTCATTTGTGCCCTCTTGCCTTTTGGAACTGTGTTTGTATCTTTGACCTTGTATGTATTTGCATTGTTCTGCTTACTATTGGATACCTGCATCGGgagatatattataaataattctaaGCTAATTTTTCCTCACCCCTCTTCTCTTTGCTACTATAAAAAGCTCTGACTGCATCTGAAGGGGAATTAAACGAAAGCGTTGAACAGAAAGATGAAACACAAGAGGTCATTTCCTGGTACAATACGGTCCTTGGTTTTCATGTAAAATGCGGACGTGGTAATTGGTTGGcattaattttttgtataagGATTGAATTTTCTTCTGCAAATTGATGCCCTAATTAGTTCTTCTGCTCTTCAGGGGTAAAATTCACATTcaagaatataaatatgaaCAATCCAAATGAGGAGTACTTTTTTACTATCCTCCATGGAAAGGATACATATTCGTGTAAGCACAGTATCTGATTTTGTTTATGATCTTAAAAGTATATGGATATACTTCTGGAAGTCTGAATTTTGTCCTTCATCTTTCAGTATTAAGTTGTGAACCTTCCCTCGGTGAAACCAAAGAATTGATCCACGAATTAAACAACacaaatgatttatttaaatttgtcaGAGTAATGAGGAAAAAGTTCCAAGAAGCAGTGGCACAAGGTACAACAATGgttctttcattcttttacaCGAGTGCAGTCATGAGATTGGAGAGTTCTGTATGTTGCCAGATGAATTTAGCACTTAATTGCAAATTAAGTCTATTGGGCCTTTGTCCAGtctgattaattttttaaaattaaaaccatgATTACTGAAAACCAGGTGAACCAGCTTGCTAGTTATCTGCCAAACCAATAAGCCTTGGCCAATTCTGATAGTTTATCCATAGCCATTGTTGTAGACAATGCAACCAATGTTTGGAGAAAGGATTTTACTTGGATGTCGTGCATAGTCATTAGGAAGGATTGATCTATCTATATTTGTGATCATGTCCTTAGTTGGCATTTGTTTTAAGGTTTCATATTACACTTCCAGTAATCACATTCCTAAGAATATTGTAGCTAAGAATGTTTTCTTGGATTTTCTAAAAACATGTTTGGTTACAGTCTTAATATTCTGAGGAATACTTACTAGAGGTTcaaatgatttaaataaaaaaaataagtaaaaattgaaGTTACCAGAATTCTAGAATATAACTTCGCATATTCTCAGGGTGCGTTTCACACCTCTCACTGTGAATAAAAAAAGTGCAAGAAAAAACACATGCAACTTTCATAGGAATCAACAGTCaaggataattttgaaaaacccaTGGAAAACATGAGAATATTATGTGCCTATGTTCACACTCAATGGAATGAGCTTATATTCTGTTATACTAAGACACTTTTAACCATTTGAACAACTTTTCTAGTTTTTTGAACATTGGTGAAAAAGCTGCTTATtatgaatgttattttttaaaattacataaaaacaGGGAGTTTGGTCGAGACAGCTGGTGAACATGAAGAGTCTGCTTTTAACTCTGCATCTGCTCCAGTTTTGTTAATGTCATCTGTTAGAAGTGACTTTCCGGGCAAGGAAAATGAGCATCAAGTTGAGCCTATAGAAGGTAATACAAAAGTCGGAAAAATACACGTTAATAGAAGGTTAAAAGCAGTTTTATCTCCTGGATCTGCATCATCTGTTCGCAAGTCTCCTCGTTTGAAGGTATGAGTTCTCAAATTCTGTATTTGTTGACTTAAAATTCCTGTCTCGCCATACAGCATTATCATTGAAGATCATTCTCTTCACAGAATACTCTTTCCTGTTGTAGTTACCATCAAAATGAATGGCTAAGAAGTCAGTCCTTTATATCTTTTCTTATCTATTCTTGGTGTCATCAATCAATCTTAGATTAGAGAAAGATGATAATGCTTACCTGACTCAGAATATCTAATTTTATCCTTGATATATGTGCTGTAGATGCTGAGAGTTTTATATTAGTAATTGaattgttatgttttgaattagCTTAATTGAGTGGAATTGACTTTGGCCCCATTAGTTTTTTAGATTGGAACTGAATTGGTTTTGCCTATAACTTGTAAGTTATAACAAGGACTGAAAGAGGAAATTCTTATGAACTTTgttctctctctcactcaaatTTCTGGTCAGATGGAAAAGTGTACGAGGAATGGTGATTTTTTCCCCTTCGTTATGTGGCTggctttttccttttttatctgACACTGGTCCTCAATTACATCTTTAGGTTTAATTGTTCCACTTAATTGGATTCCCGTCTTTTGTAGGTCTTTTTTCTGGATCTGAAATATAACTATCATTCTTGGAATAATTGCTACGGCCTACTGTTTTATGTGCATTGGCCCTTCTTCAGTAGTATCCTACTGttccttttgtatttttcttaatgGATGATGGTTTAGAACGATGGAGGGTTTTTATCTTTAATGTATTTTTGGGCCCTGCGGTGCATAGATTGGATGTCGGGGGGTTGCTGTAATATCTATTTTGACATCATTTAATTGagaataaattgatataattctTGTATATATCTATGTATGCATACAACAACAGCCAATAGCCGTCTCGTTTATATATGACAGGCTAGGAAAGAAAGTTGAGGGGAGGGCGCTGACCTCGTCATTTGTTGATACAGACTGAGGTCTCTGAAATTCTCTTGTAGGCATGACTCATGACTCAGGTTACCAAGTGCTAACAAATTGACACAATTCCAGACATTTCTGCAGTCTGGATATCTCAATCTGTACATATTAATCAGACGATCTTCACAAAACGGGTCAAACATTAAAACTATATTGGGAGACAGGAGTTTTGTTGTAGTTTAAAAGTTGTCGACATCTTGTAATATCCATTTTTCTTTAGATTGTTTAGCTTGTTGCTAAACTATGTAAGTGAAGCAATGTATTCGAATGGTTCTTATGATCTTTCGTTTGCCTCTAGTGTTGAAGAATTTCAATTTAACCATTTATTGTATTGAACTTTTGAGATTGATTCTAGGTAAGATTGTTTCGTGTCCGGGCTCGTCCGTATTAAAGTTTAGTAGAAATAATTATGAATTGTTGAACGAAATAACCATAAACCCGGGGCACAACTTGGGGAAACGTAACATTCAACTACAAAAGATCTGAACATTTCTTTCACTTTTTGCCTGGTTGAAGAAGAGACAAACAGCAACACGCCTTTTGTTCTCTTGGATTCCTACTTTTAATGTCGATAAAGTGTTATTGTTGGATTGGAATTCAAAGAGTGTTGCGGGTGGATTGTAGACCATTTCTTTGCGACGTAAATATGGTTTTAAAGGGAAGATTTTTGGTGAACCCTGGTCGTTTGATTCATTTGTCcgtgtttttatctttatggcTAAGTAGATAAAACAAGGacaaaatcaatcaaacaaagATTAGGTGTTGCACAAGATTAGAAACtgattcaattgaaaataaagaacattattcatgaaaaagattaaaaggTATTGCACAAGAATATCTAAATCACTTtcaatgaatttgaaaaagataatatatgacgaaagaaaaaaaaaagtttaacaacACAATAGAATCttaaaatttcaaagttttGAAATGTAATTGTTTAATGAGCGtgatatttatatgtttttccaaAACGTCAAGTGAAATTTATcgaaaaaaatctatttaataataaataaataaattgtttgttGCACATGTGGAGAGGGAAGTTGAGTTCAAGACAAAAATGAAGCCCAAATTTTTGGAACAACAAAGAATGAGAGAGAGAATTTTAACtcatttatttaagtaaataaaatttaaatcctGACTTTattttaacaagaaaaaatgaagtttGAATTTTGACTCCTGTAATtcatttatgatttaattattcttcttttcaattttcattgatatactttgtttattaatattttattaacgcGCATCTCCGTTCGAATTTCtagaaactaaagaaaaattagattaaaataaagtcttcaataatgaaaaaaaaaatatttcgtaAAATAGTTTGTGATTTTCATATcaaaaattgtaatttgaaattttaaattaaataaatgatatcTAGATAGTAAATACGTATAAAAAAGCTATTAACACTAAACTAAAGCATTTAACGAGCTACGTTGACTAATTTACAAATAACTTAAATCATCTGAAGTTCTACTCTTTACTCTCTCCTAAACATAGCACCTTTTAGGAATTCTTCAGCAATGccacatttttttttggtaGTTTCCCTAAAAATTGTGGCAATTTATTTGGTAAGTAATTTGTACAATATATGTGGTTTTGGGGTAGTTTTTAGAACTCTGTAATGGGTGCTACTTAACgtgaaaagataattaattacaaaaatatttacactGTGTGAAGTATAGAAAATGGGTTAGAAAGCGTTTCAATTTGTTGCTTGACGTAACCGTTTGTGAAGCAATGCATAGGTATCATTCCATAGCTTTATTGCTTCCGATTCCTCGTTTGCAAGACTTGAGCAGTTACTCTCGTTACAATCTGTAAAATATTTTCCACTCACTCCTTCCGTTTTTCGACTTAGCGCAACATAACACGTCGTTGATGCTCCCTACCAACGTCCATTCATGTACTTATTAATCAATCCTACTCATCATTAATTAAgcactaaaatatatttacaaaccTGTGATATCGATTTCAGTAACTTTGATGCAATGAAAAACAGGGAATCTGCAtggaaattttattattatttagttgcTTTAACCTTATGAAAATGACTTAATacaacttatttaattaattacccgTTATTAAGCCCTTATGCGCCCTGATAATTCCCGTCTTCACAATTCCTGGATGCACTGCGTTAATCGTTACCTTTGCATTATTCCTTTCCTATGATCACACccaaaaattaattagaaatcgATAAAACAACGGAATAAGTTATTTGTGATCATCTAACCTTCAGTTGTCTTGCCACTTCTTTCACATGCAGAATTGTTGCCAGTTTTGACTGAGCATATGCGCGTGTGCCATTATAACTGCAAtcgttatttaaaattaattaagatgaTCAAAATTTTGCAGAGAAAGGGAGCAAATGGTATGGTGATTGTACTTTTTTCCGCAGAGCATGTCGTTGAAACAAAAGGTGGATCTTTTCACCCAGCTATGAATCACAGAAGAAACGTTTATTATTCTTCCTTCAATACCTGACTTCTTTGCCGTATCTATCATTTTCTCTACCAGCATTTTCGTTAACAAAAAATGTCCTGCAATTTCACAAATcatatagaattattttttcatatcacTTTTACTTTCCTTTTTGCTTCTTTAAATGGAGAAGTACCTAAGTAATTTGTAGCAAATGTCATTTCGATTTTGTCTTCGGAGAATTCCAAGTTCTGAGAGTACATTCCTGCATTGTTTctgtgaaataaatatattccaTTCCGACTTTTAGTTCTTATCTAATAAAATGAAGGAAGAAACAAGAAACATGAAAAAAGTAAAACTTACATGAGAATATTAAGAGGCAAATCTAAAGCTAAAAACTCGGAGCAAAATCTCTGTACAGAAGCAAAAGAGCTAAGATCGATCTCCAGCAGAATAACCTCAGCACCAGGACTCTCCTTTTGGATTTTCTCTCTCACTTCCCTCGCCTTTTTCAAGTCCCTCGCACCAATCACCACTCTCACTCCTCTTTTTGCCAACACTCTTGCTGTTTCAGCTCCGATTCCAGAAGTCGCACcttcaattcaaaattcaacCGCACATTACAACTTCTTTAATATTAACCTTTGAAAACAACAACACATTTGCTTAGGTGTTAACTTGCTACACATTTAACATAATCCTAGGTAAAAAAAAGATCGATAGAGATGTCTGACACACAGACAAGACAAATGTAGATTAAGCAAGTACAAATGAAAATGCAAGTGACACTTTGACAGCTTATGGCTACATATATATTCAGAATTAAGTGATGGACAACACCATCGTTCTGATAAGATTCTTGAAAAA encodes:
- the LOC106753278 gene encoding probable kinetochore protein SPC25 isoform X1, producing the protein MESTISICDAEISLQTQKINAFTASFSESLHSLLHTVQETARCQVQLDESKAKLRDTEDDLVKALAVKTRKEAKRMALVDAIASTKARVQELDAIIQEQRTKKQAYAAILSQQSLALTASEGELNESVEQKDETQEVISWYNTVLGFHVKCGRGVKFTFKNINMNNPNEEYFFTILHGKDTYSLLSCEPSLGETKELIHELNNTNDLFKFVRVMRKKFQEAVAQGSLVETAGEHEESAFNSASAPVLLMSSVRSDFPGKENEHQVEPIEGNTKVGKIHVNRRLKAVLSPGSASSVRKSPRLKVFFLDLKYNYHSWNNCYGLLFYVHWPFFSSILLFLLYFS
- the LOC106753278 gene encoding probable kinetochore protein SPC25 isoform X2, translated to MESTISICDAEISLQTQKINAFTASFSESLHSLLHTVQETARCQVQLDESKAKLRDTEDDLVKALAVKTRKEAKRMALVDAIASTKARVQELDAIIQEQRTKKQAYAAILSQQSLALTASEGELNESVEQKDETQEVISWYNTVLGFHVKCGRGVKFTFKNINMNNPNEEYFFTILHGKDTYSLLSCEPSLGETKELIHELNNTNDLFKFVRVMRKKFQEAVAQGSLVETAGEHEESAFNSASAPVLLMSSVRSDFPGKENEHQVEPIEGNTKVGKIHVNRRLKAVLSPGSASSVRKSPRLKARKES
- the LOC106753309 gene encoding short-chain dehydrogenase TIC 32, chloroplastic, encoding MKATLRYLAGIAGPSGFGSNSTAEQVTQDFSSLLPSNLTALITGATSGIGAETARVLAKRGVRVVIGARDLKKAREVREKIQKESPGAEVILLEIDLSSFASVQRFCSEFLALDLPLNILINNAGMYSQNLEFSEDKIEMTFATNYLGHFLLTKMLVEKMIDTAKKSGIEGRIINVSSVIHSWVKRSTFCFNDMLCGKNYNGTRAYAQSKLATILHVKEVARQLKERNNAKVTINAVHPGIVKTGIIRAHKGLITDSLFFIASKLLKSISQGASTTCYVALSRKTEGVSGKYFTDCNESNCSSLANEESEAIKLWNDTYALLHKRLRQATN